From Vibrio gigantis:
TTGAAACGGGGGGAGAAAATTGACGCGATGATCGGGGAAAACCATAATGAGTTTACCCACCCCAGTTATGAAAAAATGTATGGAGCGTAACTATGGACCCGATCAGTAGAATGAATTCCCTCATTACAGAAAGCTTTAATTCTGTAAAAGAATCGCAATCAGAAGTGCTTGAAACATTGGCCACTACAACAAGGAAGGTGTTCAAAGAAATTACTCAAACAACACCGAATTGGAGGCAGAAGCTTTCAGAAATTGCCAATGATGCAACTTGCGCCAATTATGTTGGCCACGTTGTCTCTAACAGACACACTCCAGCAGAGCTACTTCAGTCACAGGCAACTGACGACTTTGTTCTTAACGAATTACAAGTGACAGCGTTCGTGGTTTACGAAATGGTGGAACGAGGTTGCCCTGAGCCGACTCAGCTCAAAGATTTGAATACTGCTATCCAGAACGTAACGCTGAAGTCATTAAACAGTTTCCGCAAGTTACTACGCCGCCATAACTATGATATCGACTATCTTTCAGATCGTGTACAAGAGGCTGCCTTGGAAACGATTCGTGCTGCACGCTGCTATAAGCATACGGGTATAGCGAGCTTTGATACTTACGCGAGCGCTCGCGTTAAGACCGT
This genomic window contains:
- a CDS encoding RNA polymerase sigma factor FliA, coding for MDPISRMNSLITESFNSVKESQSEVLETLATTTRKVFKEITQTTPNWRQKLSEIANDATCANYVGHVVSNRHTPAELLQSQATDDFVLNELQVTAFVVYEMVERGCPEPTQLKDLNTAIQNVTLKSLNSFRKLLRRHNYDIDYLSDRVQEAALETIRAARCYKHTGIASFDTYASARVKTVVSRKELHHTLMVKVSDRDIAGAYSKAIEINSEKTNNKLTPDSSASSYLPKPVYDFEQGSNDNRYGVTSAFSDNVVSDMTHHKLRQHLIAQLKTLNSNEKIVIMNEMGLVAGTLNRNDLVESLGFSSSRYTQVKTSALQKLGAHKSLSKSWERALA